From a single Glycine soja cultivar W05 chromosome 19, ASM419377v2, whole genome shotgun sequence genomic region:
- the LOC114397929 gene encoding oleosin 5-like, producing the protein MAEVRSQQPQHVQVHASTTHTPQQYRYYQGGAKTQHHGGEGGGVMSLFPEISLTGSQLLALLAGVPLGGMLLLLSGVSLIASLVGLAVATPLFIFFSPVLVPAAFVIGMAVTAVLAAGACGLVGLVSFSWLVNCLRQMPRGTTTKTTMMRPEQAKRHVADMEEYVGKKTKDVGQDIQTRAHAQGTTGMV; encoded by the coding sequence ATGGCTGAAGTACGTTCACAACAACCCCAGCATGTTCAAGTCCACGCAAGCACAACACACACACCACAACAATACCGTTATTACCAAGGTGGCGCCAAAACACAACACCATGGCGGCGAAGGTGGCGGCGTTATGAGCCTCTTCCCGGAGATATCCCTCACGGGCTCCCAACTCCTCGCCCTCCTCGCCGGCGTCCCCCTCGGCGGCATGTTGCTACTCCTCTCCGGGGTCTCGCTCATCGCCAGCCTTGTGGGGCTGGCGGTGGCGACGCcgctcttcattttcttcagccCGGTGCTGGTGCCCGCCGCCTTCGTCATAGGGATGGCGGTGACCGCGGTGCTGGCGGCGGGCGCGTGCGGGCTGGTGGGGCTGGTGTCGTTCTCGTGGCTGGTGAACTGTCTCCGGCAGATGCCACGGGGGACGACGACGAAGACGACGATGATGCGGCCGGAGCAGGCAAAGCGGCACGTGGCGGACATGGAAGAGTACGTGGGGAAGAAGACGAAGGATGTTGGGCAAGACATTCAGACAAGGGCACATGCACAGGGAACAACCGGGATGGTATAG
- the LOC114399462 gene encoding uncharacterized protein LOC114399462, with the protein MLHSWFLNRVSHCVHYFKRGGESINRRPRKVARRILHKPTRIYNTRANRKRMDIVEQENQSLREEVATLREGMDRLTTMMSALLSAQNSQAAAAAVEQPLVSTTPLSTVTSPPLFLPPGCTWGMPPPVCGSSQPAVSEAPPPFAQQSAPVPQPSTSFPQAAMTYSAPLIHTIQQEVEPIFQAENVVAFDKMEELQERFDGMQREVEALRGRDLFGKDACELCLVPNVTIPHKFKVPDFEKYKGNSCPRSHLVMYARKMSMYTDNHKLLIHFFQDSLTGAALKWYMNLDSASIRTFNDLGEAFIRQYKYNLDMAPDRDQLRAMTQKEKETFKEYAQRWREVAAQIVPPLEEREMTKIFLKTLSQFYYEKMVASAPTDFTEMVNMGVRLEEGVREGRLAVESTPAASNAKKFGGHFAKKKDQEVGMVAHGKPQQNFTPYRQVANVASTIPNPSYHQQRPHYPYPYPPQQYPPQQYPPQQYPPQPYPPQQYPPQQYHQPQYPQKQQNRPQTPQQPYHSQNRQKTTFDPIPMKYADLLPALLAKNLVQVRTPPRTPDVLPPWFRHDLTCAFHQGAPGHDVENCYVLKNEVQKLVRANLLSFKDQNPNVQANPLPNHGPAVNMIQDCDEDGVILNVQHVRTPLVPIHIKMCEAALFDHDHAACEICHVNVKGCPKVQEDIQRLIDNRELIITRKDKEVCVITPEFQRLEISYNSGESTTTPLVISLPGPMPYASLKAVPYKYSATMLEGGQEVPLPSLTPAISVDNIASDGKVLRNGRVIPTLFAKKVNDPAVKQATVNGPGTRKEVGQSNGTSKNSDHDEILKLIQKSEYKVVDQLLQTPSKISILSLLLNSEAHREALMKVLDQAFVERDVTVNQLDSIVGNITACNNLSFSDEELPEEGRNHNLALHISVNCKSDALSNVLVDTGSSLNVMAKSTLDQLSYRGPPMRRSGVVVKAFDGSRKSVIGEVDLPITIGPFVFQITFQVMDIQAAYSCLLGRPWIHEAGAVTSTLHQKLKFVRNGRLITVSGEEALLVSHLSAFSFIGADETEGTSFQGLTVEGKKPEKNEVSFATWKSAQKVVQEGTGEGWGKVVQLLESKNREGLGFASSAGSATNSVGSSSITSTFCSAGFINNPPEANAVLEDAPEEIVLAFVTPGKLVRNWDAVDIPSVVHASKLGIYEPVEHNNLAPSPNFESPVYEAEEEEDDEIPEELARLLEYEKKTIRPHEELVEVINLGTEEDKKEVKIGASLEATVKRRVIELLKEYADVFAWSYQDMPGLDPRIVEHRLPLRPECPPVKQKLRRTRPDMALKIKEEVQKQIDAGFLVTSEYPQWLANIVPVPKRDGKVRMCVDYRDLNKASPKDDFPLPHIDVLVDSAAKSKVFSFMDGFSGYNQIKMAVEDREKTSFITPWGTFCYRVMPFGLINAGATYQRGMTTLFHDMMHKEIEVYVDDMIVKSGTEEEHVEYLLKMFQRLRKYQLRLNPNKCTFGVRSGKLLGFIVSQKGIEVDPDKVKAIREMPVPQTEKQVRGFLGRLNYISRFISHMTATCGPIFKLLRKDQGVVWTEDCQKAFDSIKNYLLEPPILIPPVEGRPLIMYLTVLEDSMGCVLGQQDETGRKEHAVYYLSKKFTDCESRYSLLEKTCCALAWAAKRLRHYMINHTTWLISKMDPIKYIFEKPALTGRIARWQMLLSEYDIEYRTQKAIKGSVLADHLAHQPIEDYQPIKFDFPDEEIMHLKMKDCDEPLLGEGPDPESRWGLIFDGAVNVFGNGIGAVIITPEGNHLPFAARLQFDCTNNMAEYEACILGIEKAIDLRIKNLDIYGDSALVINQIKGEWETRHPGLIPYKDYAKRLLTFFNKVELHHIPRDENQMADALATLSSMYEVSHRNNLPTIRIQRLERPAHVFAVEEVVDDKPWFHDIKCFLQSQEYPPGASNKDRRTLRRLSGNFFLNGDVLYKRNFDMVLLRCVDKQEAELLMHEVHEGSFGTHSNGHAMARKLLRAGYYWMSMETDCCKHARKCHKCQIYADKIHVPPTTLNVLSSPWPFSMWGIDMIGRIEPKASNGHRFILVAIDYFTKWVEAASYANVTKQVVVRFIKNQIICRYGVPNRIITDNGTNLNNKMMKDLCEEFKIEHHNSSPYRPQMNGAVEAANKNIKKIVQKMVVTYKDWHEMLPYALHGYRTSVRTSTGATPFSLVYGMEAVLPVEVEIPSMRVLMEAQLSEADWCQSRYDQLNLIEEKRMKALCHGQLYQQRMKQAFDKKVHPRVFQEGDLVLKKVLSFQPDSRGKWTPNYEGPYVVKRTFSGGALILTTMDGDELPRPVNADAVKKYFV; encoded by the exons ATGTTGCATTCATGGTTTCTAAATCGAGTCTCACACTGTGTTCACTACTTCAAAAGGGGGGGGGAGTCAATCAACCGCCGCCCAAGGAAAGTGGCCCGACGAATTCTCCACAAACCAACTCGCATTTACAACACCAGGGCCAATCGGAAGAGGATGGATATAGTTGAACAAGAAAATCAGAGTCTCAGGGAGGAGGTTGCCACTTTACGAGAGGGAATGGATAGGTTGACGACCATGATGAGTGCACTCCTGTCAGCCCAGAACTCTCAAGCTGCCGCCGCTGCTGTAGAGCAGCCTTTGGTGAGCACAACCCCGCTATCTACGGTGACTTCTCCACCCCTCTTTTTGCCTCCAGGTTGTACATGGGGAATGCCACCTCCAGTCTGTGGAAGCTCCCAGCCCGCTGTATCTGAagctccacctccttttgctcAGCAGTCAGCACCGGTTCCGCAACCCAGTACCTCTTTCCCTCAAGCTGCAATGACTTATTCAGCTCCACTGATTCACACTATTCAACAAGAGGTTGAACCAATTTTCCAAGCTGAAAATGTTGTAGCCTTCGACAAGATGGAAGAACTCCAAGAAAGATTTGATGGTATGCAAAGGGAAGTCGAAGCCCTCCGAGGAAGAGATCTGTTCGGGAAGGACGCCTGTGAATTATGCTTGGTCCCAAATGTTACTATCCCTcacaagttcaaggtgccagacttcGAGAAGTATAAAGGGAACTCTTGTCCCCGCAGTCACTTGGTGATGTACGCGCGGAAAATGTCCATGTATACTGACAATCATAAGCTGCTTATTCATTTCTTTCAGGACAGCCTGACTGGGGCCGCTCTGAAGTGGTATATGAATTTGGACAGTGCGAGCATTCGTACTTTCAATGACCTGGGTGAAGCGTTCATCCGGCAGTATAAGTACAATTTGGACATGGCCCCAGATCGTGATCAGCTCCGTGCGATGAcacaaaaagagaaggaaacgtTCAAGGAGTATGCCCAGCGTTGGAGGGAAGTGGCTGCCCAGATTGTCCCGCCGTTGGAAGAAAGGGAAATGACCAAAATATTTCTGAAGACCCTGAGCCAGTTTTATTACGAGAAAATGGTTGCAAGTGCACCAACAGACTTCACTGAAATGGTCAACATGGGTGTGCGATTAGAGGAAGGTGTCCGAGAGGGACGTTTGGCTGTGGAAAGTACCCCTGCCGCAAGTAATGCCAAGAAGTTTGGAGGCCACTTTGCGAAGAAGAAAGATCAAGAGGTGGGAATGGTAGCTCATGGTAAGCCTCAGCAGAATTTCACCCCATATCGTCAGGTTGCGAATGTCGCATCCACTATCCCAAACCCATCATATCACCAACAAAGGCCACATTACCCCTACCCGTACCCTCCACAACAATACCCTCCACAACAATACCCTCCACAACAATACCCTCCACAACCATACCCTCCACAACAATACCCTCCACAGCAATACCATCAGCCACAATACcctcaaaaacaacaaaatcgcCCGCAGACCCCCCAACAACCATATCATTCACAAAACCGCCAGAAAACAACCTTTGATCCAATCCCGATGAAATATGCTGACTTACTCCCCGCCCTGCTCGCCAAAAACCTTGTCCAGGTCAGAACACCCCCTCGTACACCAGATGTTTTACCTCCCTGGTTTCGTCATGATTTAACCTGCGCTTTCCACCAAGGGGCCCCAGGTCATGACGTTGAAAACTGCTATGTCCTGAAGAATGAAGTGCAAAAACTAGTCCGGGCCAACTTGCTATCCTTCAAAGATCAGAATCCCAATGTTCAGGCGAACCCTCTGCCGAACCATGGGCCTGCTGTCAACATGATACAAGATTGTGATGAAGACGGTGTCATCCTGAACGTCCAGCACGTCCGAACTCCCCTGGTCCCAATACATATCAAGATGTGCGAGGCAGCTCTGTTTGACCATGATCATGCAGCGTGTGAAATATGTCATGTGAATGTAAAAGGATGCCCGAAGGTACAAGAGGACATACAAAGGCTGATAGACAATAGAGAACTAATCATCACGAGGAAGGACAAGGAAGTGTGCGTCATCACCCCTGAGTTTCAGCGGTTGGAAATAAGCTATAACAGTGGGGAATCAACTACTACTCCACTGGTGATTAGCTTGCCAGGACCTATGCCGTATGCTTCTCTAAAAGCGGTCCCTTACAAGTATAGTGCCACGATGTTGGAAGGTGGGCAGGAGGTGCCTTTGCCCTCTCTAACTCCTGCGATTTCTGTGGACAACATTGCTAGTGACGGTAAAGTTCTAAGGAATGGACGTGTTATCCCCACATTGTTTGCAAAGAAAGTGAATGATCCGGCAGTTAAACAGGCGACAGTGAATGGCCCCGGTACAAGGAAGGAAGTAGGCCAATCCAATGGGACTAGCAAGAATTCTGATCATGACGAAATTCTGAAACTGATCCAGAAGAGTGAGTATAAAGTAGTAGACCAGCTGTTGCAAACTCCCTCTAAGATATCCATTTTGTCTCTGCTATTGAACTCAGAAGCACACCGTGAGGCTCTAATGAAGGTGTTGGACCAAGCTTTTGTGGAGAGGGACGTGACTGTTAACCAATTGGACAGTATAGTAGGAAACATTACTGCTTGCAATAATTTGAGTTTTAGTGATGAAGAACTTCCTGAGGAGGGGAGGAACCACAATCTGGCGTTACATATATCGGTGAACTGCAAGTCTGATGCTCTGTCGAATGTACTTGTGGACACTGGTTCCTCATTGAATGTAATGGCCAAATCCACATTAGATCAACTTTCCTACCGGGGGCCTCCCATGAGAAGAAGCGGGGTGGTTGTCAAAGCGTTTGATGGATCAAGAAAGTCTGTTATCGGGGAGGTTGATTTGCCCATTACAATTGGGCCGTTTGTTTTCCAAATTACATTCCAGGTGATGGATATCCAAGCCGCATACAGTTGCCTTTTGGGTAGGCCGTGGATCCATGAAGCGGGGGCCGTGACATCCACCTTGCATCAAAAGCTGAAGTTTGTCAGAAATGGGAGATTGATCACTGTGAGTGGAGAGGAAGCCTTGTTGGTTAGTCATTTGTCAGCTTTTTCCTTTATTGGTGCTGATGAAACAGAAGGAACCTCTTTCCAAGGCCTGACTGTAGAGGGTAAAAAGCCAGAGAAGAATGAAGTATCTTTTGCTACTTGGAAGAGCGCACAGAAAGTGGTGCAGGAAGGAACAGGTGAAGGATGGGGAAAAGTTGTGCAGTTGCTGGAGAGTAAAAACCGTGAAGGACTGGGATTTGCTTCTTCTGCAGGATCCGCAACGAACAGTGTTGGATCAAGCTCCATTACTAGCACCTTTTGTAGCGCCGGGTTCATCAACAACCCGCCAGAAGCCAATGCTGTCTTGGAAGATGCTCCTGAAGAGATAGTGCTTGCATTTGTCACACCTGGAAAACTTGTTCGCAACTGGGACGCGGTTGACATCCCTTCAGTGGTTCATGCATCAAA ACTAGGCATTTATGAGCCCGTTGAACATAATAACCTTGCACCCTCTCCCAACTTCGAATCTCCTGTCTACGAGGCTGAAGAGGAGGAGGATGATGAAATCCCGGAGGAACTTGCTCGGTTATtggaatatgaaaagaaaaccaTTCGGCCTCATGAGGAGTTAGTAGAGGTGATTAACTTGGGAACCGAGGAAGATAAGAAGGAAGTCAAGATTGGGGCATCGCTTGAGGCAACTGTCAAACGAAGGGTGATTGAATTACTCAAAGAATATGCCGATGTGTTCGCATGGTCGTACCAGGATATGCCCGGCTTGGATCCCCGTATTGTGGAGCACCGTTTGCCTTTGAGGCCCGAATGCCCACCGGTCAAGCAGAAATTGAGAAGAACTCGCCCTGACATGGCTCTCAAGATCAAAGAGGAAGTACAGAAGCAGATCGATGCAGGTTTTCTTGTCACATCAGAGTATCCTCAATGGTTAGCCAACATAGTGCCTGTTCCAAAGAGGGACGGCAAGGTCAGGATGTGCGTTGACTACCGGGATTTGAACAAGGCTAGTCCGAAAGACGACTTTCCTCTACCTCACATCGATGTATTGGTTGACAGCGCTGCAAAATCCAAGGTCttctccttcatggacggtttctctgggtACAATCAGATCAAGATGGCAGTTGAAGACAGAGAAAAGACATCTTTCATCACGCCTTGGGGCACCTTTTGTTACAGGGTAATGCCTTTTGGGTTGATAAATGCAGGTGCCACTTACCAAAGAGGCATGACCACTCTCTTTCATGACATGATGCACAAAGAGATAGAAGTGTACGTGGATGATATGATTGTCAAGTCAGGCACTGAAGAAGAACATGTCGAGTACTTGCTGAAAATGTTTCAACGGCTGAGAAAGTACCAACTTCGACTGAATCCCAACAAATGTACCTTTGGTGTTAGATCTGGAAAACTCTTGGGTTTCATAGTCAGTCAGaaaggtattgaagtagatcctgacAAGGTCAAGGCCATTAGAGAAATGCCGGTTCCACAAACAGAGAAACAAGTGAGAGGTTTTCTTGGACGACTAAATTACATTTCTCGTTTCATCTCGCACATGACAGCCACGTGCGGACctatattcaagttgcttcgaaAAGATCAAGGGGTTGTCTGGACCGAAGACTGTCAAAAGGCTTTCGATAGTATCAAGAATTATCTGCTAGAACCTCCAATTCTTATACCTCCAGTTGAAGGAAGGCCTCTGATTATGTACTTGACTGTGTTAGAAGATTCTATGGGCTGTGTGCTCGGACAACAGGATGAGACCGGAAGGAAAGAGCATGCCGTCTACtacttgagcaagaagtttacagATTGTGAGTCCAGGTACTCCCTACTtgagaaaacttgttgtgcactaGCCTGGGCTGCCAAGCGTCTTCGTCACTACATGATTAACCACACCACCTGGCtaatatccaagatggacccgatcAAGTATATCTTTGAGAAACCCGCTCTGACAGGAAGAATTGCTCGTTGGCAGATGTTGTTATCCGAGTATGATATCGAATACCGCACCCAGAAGGCAATTAAGGGGAGTGTTCTTGCTGATCATTTGGCTCACCAACCAATTGAGGACTATCAACCCATCAAGTTTGACTTTCCTGATGAAGAGATTATGCACTTGAAGATGAAGGATTGTGATGAACCATTGCTGGGAGAAGGTCCAGATCCCGAGTCTAGATGGGGTTTGATCTTTGATGGAGCCGTGAATGTCTTTGGCAATGGAATTGGGGCAGTTATTATCACTCCGGAAggtaatcatctccctttcgctGCAAGGTTACAGTTTGattgcaccaacaatatggcagAATATGAAGCATGTATCTTGGGCATTGAAAAAGCCATCGACTTGAGAATCAAGAACCTTGACATTTACGGGGATTCAGCTCTCGTAATCAACCAAatcaaaggagaatgggaaactcgCCACCCCGGCTTGATTCCATACAAAGATTATGCAAAGCGTTTGCTAACCTTCTTCAACAAAGTGGAGCTTCACCACATCCCTCGTGATGAGAACCAGATGGCAGATGCGTTAGCAACTTTATCCTCCATGTACGAAGTGAGTCACCGGAATAATTTGCCAACAATCAGAATTCAGCGCCTCGAGAGGCCCGCTCACGTGTTTGCAGTCGAAGAGGTTGTTGATGATAAGCCCTGGTTCCATGATATCAAGTGTTTCCTTCAAAGCCAGGAATATCCACCCGGAGCATCCAACAAAGACAGGAGAACTTTGAGAAGATTGTCTGGTAATTTCTTCCTAAATGGGGATGTTTTGTACAAAAGAAACTTTGACATGGTACTACTCAGGTGTGTAGataagcaagaagcagaactttTGATGCATGAGGTACATGAAGGCTCCTTTGGAACTCACTCCAATGGACATGCAATGGCTAGGAAGTTGTTGAGAGCAGGTTACTACTGGATGTCGATGGAAACAGATTGTTGCAAGCATGccaggaagtgccacaaatgccAGATTTATGCTGACAAAATTCATGTACCACCAACTACTCTTAATGTTCTTTCTTCTCCGTGGCCCTTCTCTATGTGGGGCATCGATATGATTGGTAGAATCGAACCGAAAGCTTCAAACGGACATCGTTTCATTCTAGTGGCTattgattacttcaccaagtgggttgAAGCAGCATCTTATGCAAATGTGACTAAGCAAGTTGTGGTCCGCTTTATCAAGAATCAGATCATCTGCCGTTATGGTGTGCCCAACAGAATCATCACAGATAATGGAACgaacttgaataacaagatgatgaaagATTTGTGTGAAGAGTTCAAGATTGAGCATCACAATTCTTCTCCTTACAGACCTCAGATGAATGGCGCAGTTGAAGCTGCAaacaagaatatcaagaagatagtGCAGAAGATGGTTGTCACATACAAAGACTGGCATGAGATGCTACCGTATGCTTTGCATGGGTATCGCACTTCAGTGCGTACTTCAACAGGGGCAACCCCCTTCTCTTTGGTGTATGgtatggaagcagtactccctgTGGAGGTTGAGATTCCATCAATGAGAGTTCTAATGGAGGCCCAGTTATCAGAAGCTGATTGGTGCCAAAGCAGATACGATCAGTTGAATCTAATTGAAGAAAAACGCATGAAGGCCTTGTGCCACGGACAACTTTATCAACAGAGGATGAAGCAAGCTTTCGACAAGAAGGTTCACCCTCGTGTGTTTCAAGAAGGAGATCTTGTGCTCAAGAAGGTTTTATCTTTCCAACCCGACTCTAGGGGCAAGTGGACGCCTAATTACGAAGGCCCATATGTCGTCAAGAGAACTTTCTCTGGTGGTGCGCTGATTCTTACGACTATGGATGGGGATGAGCTCCCTCGTCCCGTGAATGCGGATGCAGTCAAGAAATACTTtgtctaa
- the LOC114400359 gene encoding uncharacterized protein LOC114400359 produces the protein MDIPLRSTRKYLFKKTDLLRLRELASLVSDPVDFQAHHGKLLRILRVDVEEGCLETLVQFYDPLYHCFTFPDYQLVPTLEEYSYLVGLPVPDKIPFHGFEPTPKPSDIAAALHLKTSIIQANLTSKGGLQGLPTHFLYQQASIFAEAASILAFHSILALLIYGLLLFPNVDNFIDINAIKIFLAKNPVPTLLADTYHSIHDRTQAGRGTISCCAPLLYQWFTFHLPQSRAFKTNDDKLSWPRRIMTLDPSDIVWYQAASDVGEIIVSCGEYPNVPLLGMRGGISYNPLLARRQFGYPIKTKPNNLALTNEFYLNHGDHSNKRERFAQAWSAIRRLNISQLGKKSDYVHESYTQWVIDRTKSFGLPYRLPRYLSSTIPPSSLPIPFDTKEEFHEQLTKERQEKETWKRRCQELEQENETLKGKIAQQSRELFIQNQRMIEKDDLLRRKDVLLHQDARRKRKFMDLFSRAHSDSEDPSTPGV, from the coding sequence ATGGACATCCCACTGAGAAGCACTAGGAAGTACCTTTTCAAAAAAACAGACCTGTTGAGATTAAGGGAGCTAGCATCTTTAGTAAGTGATCCAGTTGATTTTCAAGCTCATCATGGGAAGTTGCTCAGAATTCTTAGAGTAGATGTTGAGGAAGGATGCCTAGAGACCCTGGTTCAGTTCTACGACCCGCTCTACCATTGCTTCACATTTCCTGATTACCAGCTTGTCCCCACACTTGAAGAGTACTCCTACCTAGTAGGTTTACCTGTGCCAGACAAGATACCTTTCCATGGTTTTGAGCCTACCCCTAAACCCTCCGACATCGCAGCCGCCCTCCATCTTAAAACCTCCATCATCCAAGCAAACCTTACCTCTAAAGGAGGCCTCCAAGGTCTTCCCACCCACTTCCTCTACCAACAAGCCTCCATATTTGCTGAAGCAGCTAGTATACTTGCCTTCCATTCTATCCTAGCCCTCCTTATATATGGCCTTTTACTCTTCCCAAATGTTGACAACTTCATCGATATCAATGCCATTAAAATCTTTCTTGCAAAGAACCCCGTACCCACTCTACTCGCCGATACCTACCATTCTATCCATGACCGTACCCAGGCTGGCCGGGGAACCATTTCTTGTTGTGCACCTTTACTCTATCAGTGGTTTACCTTCCACTTACCTCAATCCCGTGCCTTCAAGACCAATGATGACAAGCTTTCCTGGCCTCGCCGAATCATGACTCTTGACCCATCTGACATTGTTTGGTACCAAGCAGCTAGTGATGTTGGAGAGATTATTGTGAGTTGTGGTGAATATCCCAACGTACCTCTTTTGGGTATGCGTGGCGGAATTAGCTACAACCCACTCCTCGCTCGACGACAATTTGGGTACCCGATAAAGACAAAACCAAACAACCTTGCCTTGACTAATGAATTCTATCTTAACCATGGAGATCACTCGAACAAAAGGGAAAGATTCGCACAAGCTTGGAGCGCTATCCGCAGACTCAACATAAGTCAGTTGGGAAAGAAATCAGACTATGTGCACGAATCTTATACCCAGTGGGTTATTGATAGGACCAAGAGCTTTGGTCTACCCTACCGCTTACCTAGATACCTATCGTCCACCATCCCACCATCATCCTTGCCTATCCCCTTTGATACTAAGGAAGAGTTTCATGAACAATTAACCAAAGAAAggcaagaaaaagaaacttgGAAGAGGAGATGCCAGGAGCTAGAGCAAGAGAATGAGACTTTGAAGGGAAAGATAGCCCAACAGAGCCGTGAGCTTTTTATCCAGAACCAGAGGATGATTGAGAAGGACGACTTGCTTCGTCGGAAAGACGTTTTGCTCCACCAAGATGCTAGAAGGAAGAGGAAGTTTATGGACTTGTTCTCCCGTGCACATTCAGATTCCGAGGACCCATCTACTCCGGGAGTTTGA
- the LOC114399537 gene encoding LOB domain-containing protein 25-like, whose translation MASSSYSNSPCAACKFLRRKCMPDCIFAPYFPPEEPHKFANVHKIFGASNVSKLLNEVQPHQREDAVNSLAYEAEARIKDPVYGCVGAISVLQKQVLRLQKELDATNADLIRYSACNEMPNLGGRSRMCSDDGGGGGSSSLAHSHGFYYPNWNNDPCGNNNGYPRGDI comes from the coding sequence ATGGCCTCTTCTAGCTACTCCAATTCTCCATGTGCAGCCTGCAAGTTTTTGAGAAGGAAGTGCATGCCAGATTGCATTTTTGCCCCATATTTCCCACCAGAAGAGCCACATAAGTTTGCAAATGTTCACAAGATATTTGGTGCAAGCAACGTTAGCAAACTCCTCAACGAGGTTCAACCCCATCAAAGAGAGGATGCTGTGAACTCTCTGGCCTATGAAGCCGAAGCAAGGATCAAGGATCCAGTGTATGGTTGTGTTGGGGCCATTTCAGTGCTCCAAAAACAAGTCCTTAGGCTCCAAAAGGAACTTGATGCCACAAACGCTGATTTGATCCGCTATAGTGCTTGCAATGAAATGCCAAATCTTGGAGGGAGATCAAGGATGTGTAGTGATGATGGAGGAGGTGGTGGTTCCTCATCACTTGCTCACTCCCATGGTTTCTATTATCCTAATTGGAACAATGATCCTTGTGGAAATAATAATGGCTACCCCAGAGGGGATATATAA